In a genomic window of Amycolatopsis japonica:
- a CDS encoding SRPBCC family protein, giving the protein MGKVTAVAERTIEAPADKVRALVADYAETRPKLLTEHYRDYEVTEGGVGAGTKARWKLQATSKRVRDVAATVTEPSEGTLVETDANSSMVTTWTVREVPDGSLVRIETTWDGAGGIGGFFEKTFAPGGLKRIYEGVLGKLAEAV; this is encoded by the coding sequence ATGGGAAAGGTCACGGCCGTCGCGGAGCGCACCATCGAGGCGCCGGCGGACAAGGTCAGGGCGCTCGTCGCGGACTACGCCGAAACCCGGCCGAAGCTGCTGACGGAGCACTACCGCGACTACGAAGTCACGGAAGGCGGCGTCGGCGCGGGCACGAAGGCGCGCTGGAAGCTGCAGGCCACGTCGAAGCGCGTGCGTGACGTCGCCGCGACGGTGACCGAGCCGTCCGAAGGCACCCTCGTCGAGACCGACGCGAACTCCAGCATGGTCACCACCTGGACCGTCCGCGAGGTGCCGGACGGCAGCCTCGTCCGCATCGAGACCACGTGGGACGGCGCGGGCGGCATCGGCGGCTTCTTCGAGAAGACCTTCGCGCCCGGCGGGCTCAAGCGGATCTACGAGGGTGTGCTCGGCAAGCTCGCCGAGGCCGTGTAG